One Blattabacterium cuenoti genomic window carries:
- a CDS encoding tetratricopeptide repeat protein has protein sequence MKRNTIFFSIIFIIIIFIAFFLLKILFLYPSEIKAGKELNKAQQFLYQGFIEKALNRKNNKRNYLGFLGVASKFYFTKAGNISKFYAGICYYKLGDYKESIKMMKSFSAKDKIISSIKYGIIGDAFTQIKNEKEALKNYIIAANIRENEITTPLYYYKAALLNFYIGKYKDSKHFLEKIEKKYPFFLYKKNVEKYLMFIDNKL, from the coding sequence ATGAAAAGAAATACAATTTTTTTTTCTATCATATTTATAATCATAATATTTATCGCGTTTTTTTTATTAAAGATACTTTTTTTATATCCATCAGAAATAAAAGCGGGGAAAGAATTGAATAAAGCTCAACAGTTTTTATATCAAGGATTTATAGAGAAAGCCTTAAATAGAAAAAATAATAAAAGAAATTATTTAGGATTTTTGGGAGTAGCTTCTAAATTTTATTTTACTAAAGCAGGAAATATATCTAAGTTTTATGCTGGAATTTGCTATTATAAACTGGGTGATTATAAAGAATCCATAAAAATGATGAAAAGTTTTTCAGCAAAAGATAAAATTATATCTTCTATAAAATACGGTATAATAGGAGACGCTTTCACTCAAATAAAAAATGAAAAGGAAGCCTTAAAAAATTATATTATAGCAGCAAATATAAGAGAAAATGAAATTACGACTCCTCTTTATTATTATAAAGCAGCATTATTAAATTTTTATATAGGAAAATATAAAGATTCTAAACATTTTCTAGAAAAAATAGAAAAGAAGTATCCTTTTTTTTTGTATAAAAAAAACGTAGAAAAGTATCTTATGTTTATTGATAATAAATTATAA
- a CDS encoding acetolactate synthase yields MKHQFRIIISGEKETRLLSRILIILNRRNLKTNHINAYNNNEKKTINYDVQYVVDLECEEEQLFKIKKLIEKLIGIIHVYYYKLEDKNSRKNLCKKMDFPLVTY; encoded by the coding sequence ATGAAGCATCAATTCAGAATAATAATTTCAGGAGAAAAAGAAACAAGATTATTGAGTAGAATTCTTATTATATTAAACAGAAGAAATTTAAAAACTAATCATATTAATGCGTATAACAATAATGAAAAAAAAACAATTAATTATGATGTTCAATATGTTGTTGATTTAGAATGCGAAGAAGAACAATTATTTAAAATCAAAAAGTTAATTGAAAAATTAATTGGAATCATTCATGTTTACTATTACAAATTAGAAGATAAAAATTCTAGAAAAAATTTATGTAAAAAAATGGATTTCCCATTAGTAACATATTAA
- the ilvC gene encoding ketol-acid reductoisomerase — protein MKIKFGSVEETIITRDEFPLSKARKILKKETISVLGYGIQGPGQSLNLRDNGFEVIVGQRKHSYSWDKALKDGWIEGKNLFSLEEASERGTIIMYLLSDAGQISFWPTLSKYLIKGKSLYFSHGFGLTFCHQTKISPSKNIDIFLVAPKGSGTSLRRLFKQGKGINSSYAIYQDYSGNSLEKTLSIGIGIGSGYLFETNFKNEVYSDLVGERGTLMGAIQGIFAAQYQILREKGHSPSESFNETVEELTQSLMPLVSEKGMDWMYANCSTTAQRGALDWWKKFRDATFPVFQELYHEVYSGNEAKRIIKANSDINYRNKLQKELQDMRQSELWKVGSIIRNLRPKKKDHN, from the coding sequence ATGAAAATAAAATTTGGATCTGTAGAAGAAACCATTATTACAAGAGACGAATTTCCATTATCTAAAGCTAGAAAAATTTTAAAAAAAGAAACTATTTCTGTTTTAGGCTACGGAATTCAAGGACCTGGACAATCTTTAAACTTAAGAGATAATGGATTTGAAGTAATAGTAGGACAAAGAAAACATTCTTATTCTTGGGATAAAGCGTTAAAAGATGGATGGATCGAAGGTAAAAATCTTTTTTCTTTGGAAGAAGCATCTGAAAGAGGAACTATAATCATGTATTTATTATCAGATGCAGGTCAAATTTCGTTTTGGCCTACTCTTAGTAAATATTTAATTAAAGGAAAATCTTTATATTTTTCACATGGATTTGGATTAACTTTTTGCCATCAAACAAAAATATCTCCTTCTAAAAATATAGATATTTTTTTAGTAGCCCCTAAAGGATCAGGAACTAGTTTGAGAAGACTTTTCAAACAAGGAAAAGGGATTAATTCTAGTTATGCTATTTATCAGGATTATAGTGGAAATAGCTTGGAAAAAACTTTATCAATTGGAATTGGAATAGGATCTGGATATTTATTTGAGACGAATTTTAAAAATGAAGTCTATTCTGATTTAGTAGGAGAAAGAGGAACTTTGATGGGGGCTATACAAGGAATTTTTGCTGCACAATATCAAATTTTGAGAGAAAAAGGACATTCTCCTTCAGAATCTTTTAACGAAACCGTAGAAGAATTAACTCAAAGTTTGATGCCATTAGTATCCGAAAAAGGAATGGATTGGATGTATGCTAATTGTTCTACAACCGCACAAAGAGGCGCTTTAGATTGGTGGAAAAAATTTAGAGATGCTACTTTTCCAGTATTTCAAGAATTATATCATGAAGTTTATTCTGGAAACGAAGCGAAAAGAATCATTAAAGCTAATAGTGATATAAATTATAGAAATAAATTACAAAAAGAATTACAAGACATGAGACAAAGTGAATTGTGGAAAGTAGGATCCATAATTCGTAATCTTAGACCGAAAAAAAAAGATCATAATTAG
- the mutL gene encoding DNA mismatch repair endonuclease MutL — protein sequence MKNIIQFLPEKVIQQIAAGEVIQRPSSVLRELLENAIDANAKIIDIFIKDSGKTLIQLMDDGIGMSIDDAKMSIQRHTTSKIKKNDDIFRIKTKGFRGEALASIAHISQLEIQTKNRESSVGIHLFIEEGKIKKEIPINMLKGTRISVKNIFYKLPVRRQFLRSSRIEFQHIIYEFYKIVLAHRNITYRFYHNNKIIFYFKKASLIERIKDVFINNKRKNLVPIFIKKNKILVKGFVSVPDVSTKKGDQFLWVNQRCVTHLFLHKKIIHAYDGFLKDFKTASYFIFIFLDYSLVNWNVHPTKKEVKLDEEKIIGEIIQQEIKNVLFYQYKVINKELKTYDIFSSGKSFEKSFLLNNLYDKLSNTNKANQEKIIQNKINEFDYDTNFQLTNEFYHYVSHQKKIKTLQINRKYIIFGFNNEYIILVDQHRAHQNILFEFFLRKKSFVSQQFLFPLKVKLFEEESISLNNIKNDLINFGFHLYICNEFVYLYSVPENIQKNMLVRIIQNIVTYNFIKGEKNNKKKLIHIISKSASVKYGTKLYPEKMECIIKDLFSCHNPNYTYSGDPIFFVLSKNIF from the coding sequence ATGAAAAATATTATTCAATTTTTGCCTGAAAAAGTTATTCAGCAAATAGCTGCAGGAGAGGTAATACAACGTCCTTCTTCTGTTTTAAGAGAGCTTTTGGAAAATGCAATAGATGCAAATGCAAAAATCATTGACATCTTTATCAAAGATTCAGGAAAAACGTTGATCCAATTAATGGATGATGGAATAGGAATGAGTATTGATGATGCTAAAATGAGTATTCAAAGACATACTACTTCTAAAATTAAAAAAAATGATGATATTTTCAGAATTAAAACAAAAGGATTTAGAGGAGAAGCTTTAGCTTCTATAGCGCATATTTCTCAATTAGAAATTCAAACTAAAAATAGAGAAAGTTCAGTAGGAATTCATCTTTTTATAGAAGAAGGAAAAATAAAAAAAGAAATCCCTATAAATATGCTGAAAGGCACAAGAATTTCTGTAAAAAATATTTTTTATAAACTTCCTGTGAGAAGACAATTTTTAAGATCTTCTCGTATAGAATTTCAACATATTATTTATGAATTCTATAAAATTGTATTGGCACATAGAAACATAACGTATCGTTTTTATCATAACAATAAAATTATTTTTTATTTTAAAAAGGCTTCTTTAATAGAAAGAATAAAGGATGTATTTATTAATAATAAAAGGAAAAATTTAGTTCCCATTTTTATTAAAAAAAATAAAATTCTTGTAAAAGGATTTGTTAGCGTTCCAGATGTTTCTACAAAAAAAGGAGATCAATTTTTATGGGTGAATCAACGTTGTGTCACGCATTTATTTTTGCATAAAAAAATTATTCATGCTTATGATGGTTTTTTGAAAGATTTTAAGACGGCTTCTTATTTTATTTTTATTTTCCTAGATTATAGTTTAGTAAATTGGAACGTCCATCCAACAAAAAAAGAGGTTAAGCTAGATGAAGAAAAAATTATTGGTGAAATAATTCAACAAGAAATTAAAAACGTGTTATTTTATCAATATAAAGTAATAAACAAAGAATTGAAAACCTATGATATTTTTTCATCTGGAAAATCATTTGAAAAAAGTTTTTTATTAAATAATTTATATGATAAACTTTCTAATACTAATAAAGCTAATCAAGAAAAAATTATTCAAAATAAAATCAATGAATTTGATTATGATACTAATTTTCAATTAACAAATGAGTTCTATCATTATGTTTCTCATCAAAAAAAAATAAAAACACTACAAATTAATAGAAAATATATAATTTTTGGGTTCAATAATGAATATATAATACTGGTTGATCAACATAGAGCGCATCAAAACATATTATTTGAATTTTTTCTAAGAAAAAAAAGTTTTGTTAGTCAACAATTTCTTTTTCCTTTAAAGGTAAAACTTTTTGAAGAAGAATCTATTTCTTTGAATAATATCAAAAATGATTTGATCAATTTTGGATTTCATTTATATATTTGTAATGAATTCGTTTATTTATATTCTGTCCCTGAAAATATACAAAAAAATATGTTAGTTAGAATTATTCAAAATATTGTAACATATAATTTTATCAAAGGAGAAAAAAATAATAAAAAAAAACTTATTCATATTATATCTAAATCCGCATCTGTAAAATACGGAACAAAATTATATCCTGAAAAAATGGAATGTATAATTAAAGATTTATTTTCTTGTCATAATCCAAATTATACCTATTCAGGAGATCCCATATTTTTTGTATTGAGCAAAAATATTTTTTAA
- the ribH gene encoding 6,7-dimethyl-8-ribityllumazine synthase: MKTDSVYSFDKKKIKNANLKFAIIVSLWNREITNRLYKGAYDTLIELGVVKEKIKTWEVPGSYELIYSSKKIAHSCNFDSIIAIGSLIQGETHHFKYLCQAISHGIKDINIIYDVPVIFCVLSDRNQQQSFDRSGGKNGNKGIECAKAAIYMSLFRKSIK, translated from the coding sequence ATGAAAACAGATTCTGTTTATTCATTCGATAAAAAAAAAATAAAAAATGCAAATTTGAAATTTGCTATTATTGTTTCTTTATGGAATAGGGAAATTACAAATAGGTTATATAAAGGAGCTTATGATACTTTAATTGAATTAGGGGTTGTAAAAGAAAAAATAAAAACTTGGGAAGTTCCTGGAAGTTATGAATTAATTTATTCTTCTAAAAAAATAGCTCATAGTTGCAATTTTGATTCAATCATTGCAATAGGCTCTCTAATACAAGGAGAAACTCATCATTTTAAGTATTTATGTCAAGCGATTTCGCATGGAATTAAAGATATTAATATAATATATGATGTCCCTGTTATATTTTGTGTTCTTTCTGATAGGAATCAACAACAATCTTTTGATCGATCAGGTGGAAAAAATGGAAATAAGGGAATAGAATGTGCTAAAGCAGCTATATATATGTCTTTATTTAGAAAATCTATAAAATGA
- a CDS encoding rhomboid family intramembrane serine protease, whose translation MNFYTNFNSDAVKHLISINILVYTATFVFSQYKIESILSLYHPLDERFELYQILTHMFVHSQRLFLHIIFNMLALFMFGGQIETLLGVKKFMIIYFSSGILAALFQIIFNTSVLYYFVQTLDFSQAKKMLDYLNEEQKINLYSSMYSPMMGASGAISGIVGAFAKFFPEHKIFILPFPFPIAVRKALIIFILGSLISAVLNLAPGVAHFAHIGGILSGYLIGSIFMRNETFY comes from the coding sequence GTGAATTTTTATACAAATTTCAATTCAGATGCTGTCAAACATTTAATTAGTATTAATATACTTGTATATACAGCTACTTTTGTTTTTTCACAATATAAAATAGAAAGTATTCTTTCTTTATACCATCCTTTAGACGAACGATTTGAATTGTATCAAATTTTGACTCATATGTTTGTACATTCTCAACGACTTTTTTTGCATATAATTTTTAATATGTTGGCTTTATTCATGTTTGGAGGACAAATTGAAACCCTGTTAGGAGTCAAAAAATTTATGATTATATATTTTTCATCAGGTATTTTAGCTGCATTATTTCAAATTATTTTTAATACTAGTGTTTTATATTACTTTGTTCAAACTTTAGATTTTTCACAAGCAAAAAAAATGTTAGATTATTTAAACGAAGAACAAAAAATAAATCTTTATAGTTCTATGTATTCTCCTATGATGGGGGCTTCTGGAGCTATAAGTGGAATCGTAGGGGCTTTTGCTAAATTCTTTCCGGAACATAAAATTTTTATTTTACCTTTTCCTTTTCCAATAGCAGTTAGAAAAGCTTTGATTATTTTTATTTTGGGAAGCTTGATTTCTGCTGTTCTCAATTTGGCTCCTGGTGTTGCACATTTTGCTCATATTGGGGGAATTTTATCTGGATATTTAATAGGAAGTATTTTTATGAGAAATGAAACTTTTTATTGA
- the lepB gene encoding signal peptidase I, protein MFQYFIFSGIFLFFEHVIHILGTWRLYKKLGIKSWKILIPVYNIFVLLKIYRRSIWWIFLLFIPLTSIMLIFILWMDLIFNFLKKTKKNIVLFFLSAGLYIYYINFFKKIQIQKTDNIRKKKEDNIGILLAFIFSFITHTYVVQPFVIPTSSMERTLLVGDFILVSKIHYGLRMPISPISIPFTHNNILGNIKSYISIFKWPYFRFPSIQSVQRNDIVVFNFPKDSNHKIIDRKDHYIKRCIGLPGDLVYIRKGILFVNHKKERPFLEKQQSYLIKTVNVPLNIEYLKDKMDVKDIEYVGEQNDEYFYQIMLNEEKANQIKNLFENMVFIKKNILPIYFKEHCIFHTDWNRDFFGPLHIPKKGEFLKLDRKNIHIYDEIFTYEKVKKFDIISKKFYKIKNNYYFMMGDNRHNSFDSRYWGFVPEDHIVGKPIFIWMSIDWNRENPLNILNWKFRGDRIMRTIDGKHSYLSLFFLFSFAYLIYFLFQNDKS, encoded by the coding sequence ATGTTCCAATATTTTATTTTTAGTGGTATTTTTTTATTTTTTGAACATGTAATTCATATTCTAGGAACATGGAGGTTATATAAAAAATTGGGGATAAAATCTTGGAAAATTTTAATTCCTGTATATAATATTTTTGTTCTTTTAAAAATTTATAGAAGATCTATATGGTGGATTTTTCTATTGTTTATTCCATTAACTAGTATCATGTTGATTTTCATTTTGTGGATGGATTTGATTTTCAATTTTTTAAAAAAAACGAAAAAAAATATTGTTTTATTTTTTTTATCTGCAGGATTATATATTTATTACATAAATTTTTTTAAAAAAATTCAAATCCAAAAAACTGATAACATAAGAAAAAAAAAAGAAGATAATATAGGAATTTTATTAGCATTTATTTTTTCTTTTATAACTCATACTTATGTAGTTCAACCTTTTGTCATTCCCACCTCTTCTATGGAAAGAACTTTATTGGTCGGAGATTTTATACTAGTCAGTAAAATTCATTATGGGTTACGAATGCCTATATCACCTATTTCTATACCTTTTACACACAATAATATTCTGGGAAATATAAAATCTTATATTTCTATTTTTAAATGGCCTTATTTTCGTTTTCCTTCCATTCAATCTGTGCAAAGAAACGATATAGTCGTTTTTAATTTTCCTAAAGATTCTAATCATAAGATAATAGATAGAAAAGATCATTATATTAAACGTTGTATAGGATTACCAGGAGATTTAGTCTATATTAGAAAAGGTATTTTATTTGTGAATCATAAAAAAGAAAGACCTTTTTTAGAAAAGCAACAATCTTATTTGATTAAAACGGTAAATGTTCCTTTAAATATAGAATACCTGAAAGATAAAATGGATGTAAAAGATATTGAATATGTAGGAGAACAAAATGATGAATATTTCTATCAAATAATGTTAAATGAAGAAAAAGCAAATCAAATAAAAAATTTATTTGAAAATATGGTTTTTATAAAAAAAAATATTCTTCCTATTTATTTTAAAGAACATTGTATATTTCACACTGATTGGAATAGAGATTTTTTTGGCCCATTGCATATACCTAAAAAAGGCGAATTTTTGAAATTAGATAGAAAAAATATTCATATTTATGATGAAATTTTTACTTATGAAAAAGTTAAAAAATTCGATATAATTTCAAAAAAATTTTATAAGATAAAAAACAATTATTATTTTATGATGGGGGACAATAGACATAACTCATTTGATTCTCGTTATTGGGGTTTTGTTCCAGAAGATCATATAGTAGGAAAACCTATATTTATATGGATGAGTATTGATTGGAATAGAGAAAATCCTTTAAATATATTAAACTGGAAATTTCGTGGGGATCGCATAATGAGAACAATAGATGGAAAACATTCTTATTTATCTTTATTTTTTTTATTTTCATTTGCATATTTAATTTATTTTTTGTTTCAAAACGATAAGTCATAA
- the dapB gene encoding 4-hydroxy-tetrahydrodipicolinate reductase, translating into MNIAIIGYGKMGKAIEKIAKIRNHKISLCYDGTPSAHLLNDSNSDVAIEFSQPHSAFNNIKICIENNIPIVSGTTGWLEKFEVIKKICKEKNGSFLYSSNFSIGMNIFFEINKKLSKLLHLYSEDYEVTIEEIHHKEKVDKPSGTALSLAKDIVKNKMKKTWILYEKKIIDKDKILILSKRYNNVPGIHVVKYESKIEDIKIQHKAHSREGFALGAVIAAEWIQNRKGIFSMKEVLDIL; encoded by the coding sequence ATGAATATAGCAATAATAGGATATGGAAAAATGGGAAAAGCTATAGAAAAAATAGCTAAAATTAGAAATCATAAAATTTCATTATGCTATGATGGGACTCCCTCTGCCCATTTATTGAATGATTCAAATTCAGATGTAGCAATAGAATTTAGTCAACCCCATTCTGCATTTAACAATATTAAAATTTGTATAGAAAATAATATTCCTATAGTAAGTGGAACTACAGGCTGGTTGGAAAAATTTGAAGTTATTAAAAAAATATGCAAAGAAAAAAATGGATCTTTTTTATATTCTTCCAACTTTAGTATTGGGATGAATATTTTTTTTGAGATTAATAAAAAATTATCTAAACTGTTACATTTATATTCTGAAGATTATGAAGTGACAATAGAAGAAATTCATCACAAAGAAAAAGTAGATAAACCAAGCGGAACGGCTCTTTCCTTAGCAAAGGATATTGTGAAGAATAAAATGAAAAAAACATGGATTTTATACGAAAAAAAAATAATAGATAAAGATAAAATTTTGATCCTCTCAAAAAGATACAATAATGTACCAGGAATACACGTTGTAAAATATGAATCTAAAATAGAGGATATCAAAATACAGCATAAAGCTCATAGTAGAGAAGGATTTGCTTTGGGTGCTGTTATTGCAGCAGAATGGATACAAAATAGAAAAGGTATTTTTTCTATGAAAGAGGTTTTAGATATATTATAG
- the ilvA gene encoding threonine ammonia-lyase: protein MNNKLKGYFPSYKEIVKAKNVLKDIIYETPLQKNYLLSEKYEANIFLKREDLQIIRSYKIRGAYNKIISLSNTELKKGVICASAGNHAQGVAYSCNILKIPGKIYMPSTTPKQKVERVKMFGKEYVEILLIGDTFDAVSFEAMKDCKKNSKIFIHPFDDIKIIEGQATVGVEILQQSISDIDYIFIPIGGGGLASGVGSHFHEFSPKTKIIGVEPEGAPSMSISLKKGKIISLKMIDRFIDGASVKKVGELNFNICNQTLFDIITVPEGKVCTTILDLYNLEAIVAEPAGALSIAALDFYSNKIKGKTIVCILSGGNNDITRTEEIRERSLLYEEKKHYFIVKFPQRAGALKEFVNNILGPKDDIAYFEYSKKTSKEEGPAVIGIELSDKNEFSGLLGKMKKHKVHFEYLNKNPDLFRILI, encoded by the coding sequence TTGAATAATAAGTTAAAAGGATATTTTCCTTCTTATAAAGAAATAGTTAAAGCCAAAAATGTTTTAAAAGATATTATTTATGAAACTCCATTACAAAAAAATTATCTTTTATCAGAAAAATATGAAGCTAATATTTTTCTAAAAAGAGAAGATTTACAAATTATACGTTCATATAAAATTAGAGGAGCTTATAATAAAATTATAAGTTTATCTAATACAGAACTCAAAAAAGGAGTTATTTGTGCTAGTGCAGGAAATCACGCACAAGGAGTCGCTTATTCCTGTAACATATTAAAAATCCCTGGAAAAATTTACATGCCGAGCACTACTCCAAAACAAAAAGTAGAAAGAGTTAAAATGTTTGGAAAAGAGTACGTCGAAATTCTTCTTATCGGAGACACTTTTGATGCAGTTAGTTTTGAAGCAATGAAAGATTGTAAAAAAAATTCCAAAATTTTTATTCATCCTTTTGATGACATTAAAATTATTGAAGGACAAGCTACTGTTGGGGTCGAGATTTTGCAACAATCCATTTCTGACATAGATTATATTTTTATTCCTATTGGTGGAGGAGGATTAGCTTCGGGAGTCGGAAGTCATTTCCATGAATTTAGTCCTAAAACTAAAATTATAGGGGTAGAGCCTGAAGGAGCTCCTTCTATGAGTATTTCTCTAAAAAAAGGAAAAATCATATCATTAAAAATGATAGATAGATTTATTGATGGAGCTTCAGTAAAAAAAGTAGGAGAATTGAATTTCAATATATGCAATCAAACATTATTTGATATCATAACTGTTCCAGAAGGAAAAGTTTGCACAACGATTTTGGACTTATACAACTTAGAAGCTATCGTAGCAGAACCAGCTGGAGCTCTTTCAATTGCTGCTTTAGATTTTTATTCTAATAAAATAAAAGGAAAAACTATTGTTTGTATTTTAAGTGGTGGAAATAATGATATTACTAGAACGGAAGAAATAAGAGAAAGATCCCTTTTGTATGAAGAAAAAAAACATTATTTTATTGTAAAATTCCCTCAAAGGGCGGGTGCTTTAAAAGAATTTGTGAATAATATTTTAGGACCCAAAGATGATATTGCCTATTTTGAATATTCTAAAAAAACTTCTAAAGAAGAAGGCCCAGCAGTGATAGGAATAGAATTATCAGATAAAAATGAATTTTCTGGATTGCTAGGAAAAATGAAGAAACATAAAGTTCATTTTGAATATTTAAATAAAAATCCAGATTTATTCAGAATTCTTATATAA
- the gldE gene encoding gliding motility-associated protein GldE, producing MEKESSTNVFLEKTFYLVFYFALIIILLLFSALISGSETAFFCIEKKTLDKERKKNSYKGNIVFKILKEKKKLLATILISNNFSNIGIIILSSYLITEFLQNKYFIFYKKIHIPIDFFLEVVVLTFILLLFGEIIPKIYASKNNLRFAFFMAKSLMILSKILDPISKIIIFISKFIEKIIIKKKNYISVDQLSKALKITSSNHKNIKERQFLQRIVDFGNTETHQIMTPRIDMFALNSNINYHDVLELVRNQGYSRIPIYKDSIDDIEGVLFAKDLLPFLYDKNFKWNRLIHSPFFVPEKKKIDDLLSDFKKRKIHLAIVVDEYGGTSGLVTLEDVIEEIVGDIIDEFDEEDMSYSKLNQNDYLFDGKTSLINFYRIMDLKEEEEVFFENQKGDADTLGGFIMEINKEFPKRKQKINFSNYSFIIKSINHKRIKTIEVIRKK from the coding sequence TTGGAAAAAGAATCTTCGACGAATGTTTTTTTAGAAAAAACCTTCTATTTAGTTTTTTATTTTGCACTAATAATAATACTATTATTATTTTCTGCACTAATATCTGGATCAGAAACTGCTTTTTTTTGTATTGAAAAAAAAACTCTTGACAAAGAGAGAAAAAAAAACTCTTATAAAGGGAATATTGTGTTTAAAATCCTAAAAGAAAAAAAAAAGCTATTGGCAACAATATTAATATCTAATAACTTTTCTAATATTGGAATTATCATATTAAGCTCTTATTTGATAACAGAATTTTTGCAAAACAAATATTTTATTTTTTATAAAAAAATTCATATTCCCATTGATTTTTTTTTAGAGGTAGTAGTTCTTACTTTTATTTTACTTTTATTTGGGGAAATTATACCTAAAATATATGCTAGTAAAAATAATTTACGTTTTGCTTTTTTTATGGCAAAATCATTAATGATTCTTAGCAAAATATTAGATCCCATCAGTAAAATCATAATTTTTATTTCAAAATTTATAGAAAAAATCATAATAAAAAAGAAAAATTACATTTCTGTAGATCAGCTTTCAAAAGCTTTAAAAATTACGTCTTCAAATCATAAAAATATTAAAGAACGTCAGTTTTTGCAAAGAATTGTTGATTTTGGAAATACAGAAACACATCAGATTATGACCCCTAGAATAGATATGTTCGCTTTAAATAGCAATATTAATTATCATGATGTATTAGAATTGGTTCGTAATCAAGGATATTCTAGGATTCCTATATATAAAGATAGTATTGATGACATAGAAGGGGTTCTTTTTGCTAAAGACCTACTTCCGTTTCTTTATGACAAGAATTTTAAATGGAATAGATTGATTCATAGTCCTTTTTTTGTTCCAGAAAAAAAAAAGATAGATGATCTTTTAAGCGATTTTAAAAAAAGAAAAATACATTTAGCTATTGTGGTGGATGAGTATGGAGGTACGTCTGGATTAGTAACCCTTGAAGATGTAATTGAAGAAATAGTAGGAGACATTATTGATGAATTTGATGAAGAAGACATGTCCTATTCCAAATTAAACCAAAATGATTATTTATTTGATGGAAAAACATCTTTAATTAATTTCTATCGTATTATGGATCTTAAAGAAGAAGAGGAGGTTTTTTTTGAAAATCAAAAAGGAGATGCAGATACTTTAGGAGGGTTTATTATGGAAATAAATAAAGAATTTCCCAAAAGAAAACAAAAAATAAATTTCTCAAATTATTCATTTATTATAAAAAGCATAAATCATAAAAGAATAAAAACTATAGAAGTCATAAGAAAAAAATGA